TCATCGTTCGTCACCGGCGCGATTATCCGTGTGGACGGCGGTTACACGGCGATGACGATCTAATGAGAGGCATGCAATCATATTGAGCAACTATACGGCAAAATACACCAGAATAGAATCCGGATATATGGAGCAGCTGGTTGAATGGCCGGAAGTGGTTACTGAAGGAAAAACCTTATGTAAATGCCGGTCGATGCTCAAAGATGCTCTTAGTGAAATGATATTGGCATACAGGCATCAAGGGAAAGAAATTCCGATAAAAACACAGCTCTCATAACAAGATAACAGCACATGAATTATGTAAACAGGCCGGATTGAAACATAAATTCTGATATATCATCAGGCAATTCTTAACTTTTTATACAATACAAATTTCAGGAGGATTTTTCCATGTCCGATCCACAGGCCCCGTTGAAAGACCTGCAACCGAACCATGAATTTCTCATCGCCATCGATTCGGACGGCTGCGTGTTCGATTCGATGGAAATCAAGCAGAAGGAATGCTTCATCCCGAACAACATAAAATACTGGAATCTCCAGCCGGTATCGAAGTATGCCCGTACCGCATCGGAATTTGTCAACCTCTATTCGAAATGGCGCGGTGAAAACCGTTTCCCTGCCCTGCTCAAGGTTTTCGATCTGCTCGTCGACTGGTCCGAGGTGCAGAAACGCAAAGTCGAAATCCCGGTCGCTCAGCCGCTCCGTGACTGGGTCGCCCGTGAGACAAAGCTTGGCAATCCAACACTCAGGGCCGAAGTCGAGCGTACCGGCGACCCCGTCCTCAAGCAGACCCTGGCATGGAGCAATGCGGTCAACGCTTCGGTCGAGGACATCGTCAAGGGTGTTCCGCCATTCCCCCTCGTCCGTGAGAGCCTCGAAAAAATCACGAAATGGGCGGATATTCTCGTCTGCTCGGGAACACCTGGAGAAGCGCTCGCCCGTGAGTGGGAGGAAAACAACATCGACGAATTTCCCCGCGTTATCGCCGGACAGGAGATGGGTAAGAAAAAGGATCATCTCCGGCTCGTCGCGGGCAAGTATCCTCAAGGTCATGTCATCATGATAGGCGATGCATTCGGCGACCTGAAAGCGGCGAAGGCAAATGACCTCCTGTTTTACCCCATCAATCCGGGACATGAGGAAGACTCGTGGGAACTGTTTTACAATGTGGTTGCCGATAAATTCCGCAACGGCGGATATACGGCTGATTACGAAGCACAATTCATTGCGGAATTCGACAAACTCCTACCCGAAATCCCGCCCTGGAAAAAATAGTACCCGTGCATATGTACCTAACGCGTTTATGGCTCATGAGGATCTCCGCGTATTGGAACGTAATCTTTTCCATGCAGCCATAGATGGGAATAATCCACAAGGAGATTGTTACAGACCATGGAAGAACAAACCGATATAATCGACCTGATCCGCAAAAAAGACACCTTCGCCCTTAAACTCGGCATGGAGATTATCGAGGCTAAGGACGGATGTTCCCATGTGACCATGCCGCTCGATGAGAGCACCGCAAACGCTGTCGGCAACGTTCACGGCGGCGCTATCTTTTCTGTTGCCGATTATGCTTTTGCCACCGCATGTAACTCCGAAGGCATTCTCTCGGTGGCAATCGAGGCAAGCATACAGTATATGGCGCCCTGTCCTTCGCAGGGACGGCTCGAAGCAAAAGGGAAAAAAATACGCGAAACGAGACGTCTCGGATTCTACCGCATCGAGATTTTTGATGCTAACGGGGATCTGATCGCGGTCATGCAGGCGGTCGCGTATAAAAAAGGATGAAAGCCGGTTTCCTGGCAGCCTTAATTAACAGGAGGGGCTATGCCTCATGACTTTTCCGTACTATCACCAATCAGGCGCATCTGGCTTGTCATGCTTTCGGTAGGACCCGGTATATTCTGCATCGGGTATACCATCGGAACGGGGAGCGTCACCTCCATGGCCAAGGCTGGATCGCAGTTCGGAATGGAGCTCACCTGGGTGCTCTTTCTGAGCTGCCTGTTCTCGTGGGTGCTCATGGAAGCTTACGGCAGGCTTGCCGTCATCACCGGCGAAACATCGATGCATGGTTTCAGGAACGGCCTGAGGTTCGGAAAACCGCTCGCGATAATCACCATGACCGGAGTGATCATCGCCCAGTGGAACTCACTCACCGGCATACTCGGATTGTGCTCGACAGCTCTTTACGAGGGGCTTAACATCTTCATCCCCGGTCTTACCCTTCCACGGTATGGTACTGTTCTCGGCATCGCCATCGTCGTTATCCTGATCATGTATGCCTTTCTCTGGGTCGGCAGATATTCGTTTTTCGAGAAGATTCTCGTGTTTTTCGTCACGCTCATGGGACTGTCATTCATCATTTCCATGGTGGTCGTTTTCCCTTCACCGAAAGAGATTGCCGCAGGTTTTATCCCCCGGATACCGGGCGCCGAGGGCGGAAAGCTCATGGTCGCGGCGTTTGTCGGCACGACGATGGCGGCTCCGACATTCGTTGTCCGCCCCCTCCTCATGAAAGGCAAGGGATGGACAGCAGCAAACTCCCGCGACCAGAGCAGGGACGCTCTTATCTCCGCCTTGCTCATGTTCGTCATCAGCGCCTCGATCATGGTAGCCGCTACCGGGGCGCTGTTTCATCGCGGGCACGCCATCGAGAAAGTCCTCGACATGGTGTATACGCTCGAACCGATAGCGGGAAAATACGCGGTCGGAATCTTCCTTGTCGGCACACTGAGCGCCGGTCTGTCCTCCGTGTTCCCCATACTCATGGTGGCTCCGCTCCTTATCGGCGATTATCGCGCAGGCACCCTCGACACGCGATCACGGCTTTTCCGTATCCTCACCGGGATTGCGTGCCTGTTCGGGCTTACCGTTCCCATCTTCGGCGCCAACCCGATCGCAGCACAGATAGCGACACAGGTCGCCGGTGTTTTTGTCCTGCCCGTGGTCATTTTCGGTATCATCGTGCTCGTCAACCGCAGAGATACCATGGGTGAACACCGTGCCGGGATACTGCTCAACACCGGTCTTGCGGCGTCGTTCATTTTTTCGTGTATCATCTCGTATACCGGCATACGTGCGCTCACGGAGTTTTTCGGCGGATAACACGGTAATACCGACAGAAACTTTAGTTATGATCTCCCCGCGAAAGAGAAAGATTGACAGAGTTTTTCGATGGCAGGAAAAGACACGAAAATGGGTAATGTATCTCGACAGTGGAAGCTCTCACGGCGTTCGTTTCTGAAATCGGCGGCGGGAAGCGCCATCGCGGCAGGGCTGAGCAGCTATATTCCAACCGGATGCGCAAAAGAAATTCCCATAAAGCCCTTTGAAGCGACATGGGAATCCCTCGATACACACCGGTGTCCCGGATGGTTCAATGACGCGAAACTGGGAATGTATTTCCACTGGGGCATCTGCTCGGTACCCGCCTGGGCGCCGAGAAAAGAAGGGATTTCCTATGCCGAGTGGTACTGGTACAACATGAACGACAGGGAAAACCCGACATGGCAGTACCACCGCGACACCTACGGCGAGCATTTCACCTACGATGACTTCATTCCCCTCTTCAAAGCCGGACACTATAATCCGGAGAAATGGGTGGCATTTGCGAAAAGCGCGGGAGTACAGTATATCTTCGTGAACGCCAAACACCATGATGGATTCTGTCTCTGGCCGACACGGTACACCAACCGCAATGCCATGAGAATGGGCCCCAAACGCGATCTCATCGGCCCCCTTATCAAGGCGGCACGGAAGGAAAACCTGAAAGTCGGATTTTACTACTCGTTCTATGAATGGTACAATCCCCTTTATACGGGCAAACCATTCCCGTACGCAGGCCTGATAACGGTCAACAACTATGTCGACGATTTCATGGTCCCGCAGGTACATGAGCTCATCGAGCTCTATCATCCCGATTTTCTCTATTTCGACGGCGAATGGGATCAGCCGCCCGAGTTCTGGAAAAGCAGAGAGCTTGTGGCACATTACTACAACCAGGCAGGCAGGCGCGGACAGGATGTCCTCGTCAACGACCGGTTCGGGAAAGATTCGAGGGGGCATCACGGCGACGTGTACAATGTCGAGTACCATTACGGCACGGAAACTGAGGGGCTGCTGACCCACAAGTGGTCATACTGGCGCGGAGTCGGCAACACCTTCGGCTATAACAGGGACATGAATCCCGAAGACTGCCTCACCGTCAGGGAGCTCATCCATATGGTGGTCAACGGCGTCAGTAAAAACGGCAACTTCGACATCAACGTGGGACCCACCGCCGACGGTCTGATATCGGATGTCGAGCGTGAACCGCTCCTCGCGCTGGGCAGATGGCTCAGGGTCAATGGTGAGGCAATATACGGCACTCGCGTCTGGAATACTACCGAAGAGGGCGATATACGGTTTACCGCGAAAGGGGAGTATGTCTATGCCATCTTTCTGAAATGGCAGGGCGAGAAATTCCTCATCAGATCGGTGCGCGCAGCCGCGGGATCGGAGATAACCATGCTCGGCATCCCCGGGAACCTCGCGTGGAATCAGGATGAAAACGGCCTCACGATCGAGTTTCCCCTGTCAAAATCGAGGCCCTCGGAATGCGCCTATGCATGGGCATTCAAAATCAGGGTGAGTTGATAAACCACAGGAGAATATTATACTGTATTGTATTAATAAACCTCTTTCCCATCGATTTATCTCAAAAAGAAAAACTCCCCCCATTTCAAATCAGATTTTACCCAATCCGGTTTCTATCTCCGAATTATACCCGTTATTTATTTACAACGGACAGACTGACAGTATTGTTTCTCCGGGTTATTTCCTCGATCTTCTTCTCCGGATCGATCACTATCGAGCATCCCGTGATTTTCGCGCCCGCGGGAAGCGTGAGGGTGACCTGTTCCGTTTTCGGCACAAGGTCAAGAGGCGCCTTGATGGCCGGCACCCTGGCCGTTGCGAGTCCCCATCCCCCGCTGTCCACGATCGCGATATCGCTCTGCGGAGCATCCACCGAACCGAGGTTGTGCACGGTGACTGTGATGGTGTTCCCGGTCACTTTGATATCGTCCTTCCCTATTCCGAGGTCCGTCCGCTCCCAGAGCGGTGTCGCAGGACGAACCAGCTTCATCGATATAACCGTGGTTGTACGGGGATCGAAGGTGATATTCATGGTTCCGGTTTTCTGGAGCTCCACCGTCTGTCTGCCGGTCGTGGTGTCGGAAATCGTATCGCCGTTCGTATCCTTCCCGAATGTAGCCTCCCATGTACCCGGGGCGATATCCCATGCGGTCATCACGGCGGCAACGGGCTCACGGTCGAGGTTGCAGGCGATTACCGTGAACTCATCCGTTTTTGCCTTCTGCACGAGGATGGCGACACTCTCGCCGTTTGCCGGGGCCATGAATTTCCAGCTCACCACGTGACCGGAATACTGGTTGCTTCTCCATCCGCCTATGCCGCCGAGCCGTGACCGCTGGAGTTCCGCCGAATTGACACTCACACGGTCAGACCAGAACTGTCCTTCGGTATTGATATACATCCGCTGGGACGCTACCTGTATCTGGTCGGCGTAGTATTCCTCGAGGAACTGGGTATTCCCGGTCATCTGCCAGGCAATATGCCGCCAGAGATCGTTCCCGGAATGCGGGGTAATCTGCGAGACGATCTCCTTCCCCCATGTGTCGCGTTTGTCGAGTAGATCGAGGATGTCGGCGCCAATACTGCCGATGCTTCCCGTACCGCTGTCGAGAATCGGCAGGAGATACTTGTCATCGCCTGTCCAGCGCCACGCCGCCCAGAAGAGCTGGATAGCGGGCCCGATACCCGGCCTGCGGTCTTCGTCGGTCGAGAAATTGATGATTCCTGGAATGACATACCTGCCGTTCTCGTCCTTTTTCCGGTGGGCAAGGAGTCCGTCCGCAACCTCGAGGAGAAGCTTTTTCGCCATCGGATTACCGTTATATTCGACAAGAACCATACCCGGATGGAGGATAAGATATGAGTACGGGTAGGAGTATTCCCAGATGCCTTCATCGGCGATTTTCGTCCCGCTGTAGAAACTCGACCGGAAGTGACGGTGTCCGGCCTTGTTGATTCCGGTGATACGGTCATAGGCGCGGGCGGTATTCATGAGACGCTCCACCGCCTTGGGATCGCCGTACGAGAGGAGCATATCCTGCGGGAGAACCTGGCATCCCTCCTCGTATGTGTGAAGCTCGTCGGTCTGGATGGTCGGAAGCCCGTTGGTAAACATGCCGTTCGTAAAAAACGCATCCATCTCACGACGGATGGAGTCGGTGATTCTCTCCGGCTCGACACCCATGAGGGCCGCTCCCGCAAACTGGTGCGTCAGGTCGCCATCGTCGGAAAGCCCGCCGCCGAACTCACCGTTCCCGATCTGGCGTTCGTCGATCCACCACATGACAAATTTCTTTACGAGCTTAAGGTCCTCGATCTGACGGAATGCCCAGAGGGGAACACCGGAGGGCGGCACGGGCTGGGTGAAAGCGGGCCACTGCTGCTCGGGATTCTTCCAGTACCAGTATACCCTGCCGGGGTAGTGGTTCGGATTGATACGGAGGAGATCGGTCAGGTCGTTGCTGAAACGCTGGTAGAGGCGGTATTTCTTGGAATTCGCTCCCGGCTCGACAATATGCCCCGCATTATCCTTCACCTGGACAAAGCGGTCAGCTTCGTGCTCTTTCCGGGATTCCTCGTAGTCCTTGAAGATAAGCCTTACCTGAGCGCCTTCGAGGACATCGGGGCCGAAATCCTCACCCGCTCCGGCTATGGTGAAATAGAGCGGATACCCGTTCGGAAGGATGCGGTCGCGGGTATCGAGCCAGAGGGTCCTGGGCTCACCCGGTTTCACCGAGAAGGTAAAGTCGAACATGTTCCGCGCAGGCCAGACAGGATCCTTGATCTGGATATTGAGGGGGAAATAATCGCCGTGTGTCGCCTTCACCTTGAGCGGTGGGAGGTCGATCGCTATACCATCGAGACCGCCATACAGGTTTTCCCATGTATACGAAGGGAGTGTTCCGCCGCTGTTGTACCAGCCGAGGCTGATGATGGGATTTTCCGGCAGCCTGAACTCGAAGGGAATGAGCACATGAACGATGGGAAGCATGTTCGTGCGCACGGTACTGAGCGGCCGGGACGGAGCGCGGTTCGGAAGCGCCACCATGATGCTCCGCTCGTCGGGGAAATACCGCCCGTTGATATATCCGACAATCGAGGTGAGCGTGGAATTGTCGGGCTCGACCTTGCCGTTGAGACGGTAATAGAGCGTGGTTACGCCCTCGGGCTCTTTTCCCGCCGTGACGTTGTACGCCATGAACTCTCCGATGGGCGTCTCCTGCACATCGTTGGTGAACTCCACTTTCCCGCCTCGGACAGAATTGTCGAACCGGTAGAATGTCCGCTCCTGGTCGGCGGGACGGGTAAAGAGCGGAGATTTCGTGCATTCATGGCTTGCCGGATCGACGGTCAGAAGCGACGCGGAGCCGTATGCAGCTCCGGCGATCTCGATGTGGTTCCACGGTTCGTCGGGCATGGTAAAGGTTACCGACTTGCCCGAGAGCGAATAACAGTTCCAGTCGGGCTGTACGATGTAATCATGCCGTCCCGGAATCCGCGAACGGTTGTAGACGGACGGCCATGTCGTCTCACGGATGCCGTCCGTTCCTTTCCACCACCACTGCTTGAGGTCATAGACATCGTGAATCTCGACCTTCCGTATCGAAACCTCACGTCCCGGGAGCGCAGGGGGAATATCGCCCGGCCTGTTCCAGCCGTACCTGAGCCACCATTCATCGCGCACCGAGGGGTCGCTGAGGCTCCGGATAACCGGTTTCAGGCCTGTCGTGGAATTTCCCCGGGCAATCCGTGCAACCTGGTCATCGGGAAGCATGCGGTCGTATATGCGGAACTCGTCGAAATCACCGCCGCGGAGGAAATTTCCCTCGCTCCCGACAAAATGAGGGGTAATTCCCCTGCAGCCGGTTCCGAACTGGTCAAGACCCGAATACAGCACGGTCGCCGTATCTTTCTGGGCGATAAGCCTGCCATCGAGATAGAGGCGGACACCCTTCGTTTCATCCCACGAAAAGGCGATGTGGTACCACCGGTCAGCCTTCGGTAAATCCTTCGACTTGTACGAAACCCGTATACAGGCGAGATTGATATCGGTCACGAACGCATCATAGCCGCCCTCGCCGTTATAATCGATGCGCAGCCAGGTCATGACGAGGTCTGAATGGTCGGACGGCCCTGCCTGAATGATATGGAACGGTGTTTTCCCCACAGGGTCGCGCGGTCTCCAGAAAAAGGCAAAGGTGCCCCGCTCGGCGTACATGTTTCCCGGAGCGTCGTAGGCAAAAAGCTGAGACACATGGGCGGTGCTGAAACCGGGACCTTTCGCGCCGTCATTGACGATAGTGACATCGTTCAGAAATGTCGGGTTCGGGTTTCCGCAGGCATAATCGGCGGTAAAACTTTTATCGCCCGACAGCCGGAACAGCAGTCCCGTCTCTTCTGCCTGGGCGGCCCATGCCAAAGAAAGGCCATAACCGGACACCAGCAGAAACATCAGGGCGCTAACCATCTTATATGATGCCCATGAAGAGCACCCTCTTTTAATCGGGATCACTTCAGCCTCCTTTTATCGATTTTCACATGCCGCTCCGCTCACAGTACCATGGGCGGCTCTATACCGTATTCTTTCCCTGTTGCACATATCTCGTCGAAGGTTTCCCTCAGTACCGGAACACCGAGTCTCGTGCACTCCTCTTCTTTCTCGAATTCCTTCTGCCCGGCGAACCAGACCCGTTCGGCGCCCTCGGCAGGGGGGCATTTCCTCAGCCGTTCGAGCATGATGTCCATGTCACGGCGGAAATCCGCGGGATCACGGAATGTGTCGATCCTTATGGCGCCGAAGAAATGGCTGACCCGGGCGGACGATGTCTCCGTATCGGCGAGATCGGTTCCGAAAGGAGCGCCGCACAGCACCGAACAGAGGATATCGACCATAACCGCAAGTCCGTATCCCTTGTGACCGCCGAATTCCTCTCCCTCGCCTCCGAGCGGCAGTATTCCTCCGCCGACACGGTAGAACATGTCATCGAGCGTAGTCCGTGTGTCATGGGCGGTACGGCCTTTTTTGTCCACAGCCCATCCCGACGGCAGTTCCTTTCCGAGACGGTCGTAGACCTCGATTTTCCCCCTTGTAACCACGGTGGTCGACATATCGAGCACAAAGGCACGTTCCCTTTCCGCGGGCGCCGCAAACGCAAGCGGATTGGTGCCGAACATCACCTGACGGCCGAATGTGGGGACGCCGAGGGCTGCCGTATTGGTCATGGCAACTCCGAGCATATCGCCGGAAAGCGCCATCATTGCATAATATCCCGCGATACCGAAATGGTTCGAGTCGCGGACACACCCGAAAGCGGCACCGGTGGTTTTCGCCTTGCCGATTATCCGCTCCATGGTCATGACACTGACCGGAGCACCCATGGCGCCATGAGCATGAACTACGAGCGATGAGGGCGTCTCCATGAGCGTCTCGACCGATGCATCGGGAACCATGAGACCGGTTTTGAGGCCGTTCACATACCGCCACAACCGCCCGACACCGTGAGACGGAATCCCCCGCGCATCGGCGGCAACGAGTACAGCGGATGTGGCTTTCGCATCATATTCAGACAGGCCGAGAGACTGAAACACGCTGCGACAGAACCGTTCAAGCGACTCGCGATTTACTTGTACGGAGTCAGTATTCACCACATTCATATCGATGATTTCTCCTCATCATGGATTCTGTATACACCAGAAAATATTTACGATTGAGTTATTTGCCTATGTTAGAGTGTCATTCCCGTGAAAACGGGAATCCATCATCTATCATTCCTGACAGAGTGATATTATACTGGATTCCCAATTCACTTCGTTCTTGGGAATGACAATACACATATAATAAATTGGTGATTATGAGCTAATTGCATAACCAGATAAATAAAATACAAATCCGCGAAAATCCGTGTTCTATTATAATGTGTTGACATGTCGGACTACATATTTTTGTGTTTTTTCACGATTTAATAGCCCCTTCGCTGACCGGCGTTGTGTATCCTTCCGAATTCAGCGTACGGCGGACCTTCAATGGCCGCATTCGGATAAATATATGGTGTATTGCCGGTTCTTTCAATAATCAGCTCGGCCATTCGCATGCATACGGCATAAAACATCTGGTTGACGAGCACTCCGGATGTGGGACACACTTTTCTTTTCACCCCGGGAACGGCAAAAATGCCATAGGTATCGCACATGAGCCCGAGGTGGACATCGGCCCGGGACGGTACATTCTTCCCATCCGCAAAGACGCCATTCCTGGTTGCCGGACCGATCGACGCCGTCCGTATTTTGAGTTTACGGAGAGTGTCAAGAAAAGCGAGATCGGCCTCGTCATCGGGCTGATAGATACCCATAATGACGAAATCCTTGTCGGTTCCTTTGAAATTTTTCGTCAAACCCCATTCGGGACCTTTCGTGAACACCGACTTGAACATGGTCAGCCCCCCCCGCCGTGTGTTCGACTCGACGGCAAGGGTTTCCCAGAGCCTGCTGTAAATATATACCTTCCCGCCGGAGAGAATGGTGCTGACCGCCGTGTCCGCGATTTTTTCGACCGAGCCGAGCTCTGCCTCGATACGGTTGATCTGGCTGATCATCTCATCGAAATACCGTTCACCCAGAGGTTCGTTGAGGCTTGTATACCGTGCCTTGTCGTCGAGGTCAGGTTCGTCTCCCATGACAT
The sequence above is a segment of the bacterium genome. Coding sequences within it:
- a CDS encoding type II toxin-antitoxin system HicB family antitoxin, with translation MLSNYTAKYTRIESGYMEQLVEWPEVVTEGKTLCKCRSMLKDALSEMILAYRHQGKEIPIKTQLS
- a CDS encoding HAD family hydrolase: MSDPQAPLKDLQPNHEFLIAIDSDGCVFDSMEIKQKECFIPNNIKYWNLQPVSKYARTASEFVNLYSKWRGENRFPALLKVFDLLVDWSEVQKRKVEIPVAQPLRDWVARETKLGNPTLRAEVERTGDPVLKQTLAWSNAVNASVEDIVKGVPPFPLVRESLEKITKWADILVCSGTPGEALAREWEENNIDEFPRVIAGQEMGKKKDHLRLVAGKYPQGHVIMIGDAFGDLKAAKANDLLFYPINPGHEEDSWELFYNVVADKFRNGGYTADYEAQFIAEFDKLLPEIPPWKK
- a CDS encoding PaaI family thioesterase, giving the protein MEEQTDIIDLIRKKDTFALKLGMEIIEAKDGCSHVTMPLDESTANAVGNVHGGAIFSVADYAFATACNSEGILSVAIEASIQYMAPCPSQGRLEAKGKKIRETRRLGFYRIEIFDANGDLIAVMQAVAYKKG
- a CDS encoding Nramp family divalent metal transporter, which translates into the protein MPHDFSVLSPIRRIWLVMLSVGPGIFCIGYTIGTGSVTSMAKAGSQFGMELTWVLFLSCLFSWVLMEAYGRLAVITGETSMHGFRNGLRFGKPLAIITMTGVIIAQWNSLTGILGLCSTALYEGLNIFIPGLTLPRYGTVLGIAIVVILIMYAFLWVGRYSFFEKILVFFVTLMGLSFIISMVVVFPSPKEIAAGFIPRIPGAEGGKLMVAAFVGTTMAAPTFVVRPLLMKGKGWTAANSRDQSRDALISALLMFVISASIMVAATGALFHRGHAIEKVLDMVYTLEPIAGKYAVGIFLVGTLSAGLSSVFPILMVAPLLIGDYRAGTLDTRSRLFRILTGIACLFGLTVPIFGANPIAAQIATQVAGVFVLPVVIFGIIVLVNRRDTMGEHRAGILLNTGLAASFIFSCIISYTGIRALTEFFGG
- a CDS encoding alpha-L-fucosidase; the protein is MAGKDTKMGNVSRQWKLSRRSFLKSAAGSAIAAGLSSYIPTGCAKEIPIKPFEATWESLDTHRCPGWFNDAKLGMYFHWGICSVPAWAPRKEGISYAEWYWYNMNDRENPTWQYHRDTYGEHFTYDDFIPLFKAGHYNPEKWVAFAKSAGVQYIFVNAKHHDGFCLWPTRYTNRNAMRMGPKRDLIGPLIKAARKENLKVGFYYSFYEWYNPLYTGKPFPYAGLITVNNYVDDFMVPQVHELIELYHPDFLYFDGEWDQPPEFWKSRELVAHYYNQAGRRGQDVLVNDRFGKDSRGHHGDVYNVEYHYGTETEGLLTHKWSYWRGVGNTFGYNRDMNPEDCLTVRELIHMVVNGVSKNGNFDINVGPTADGLISDVEREPLLALGRWLRVNGEAIYGTRVWNTTEEGDIRFTAKGEYVYAIFLKWQGEKFLIRSVRAAAGSEITMLGIPGNLAWNQDENGLTIEFPLSKSRPSECAYAWAFKIRVS
- a CDS encoding Ldh family oxidoreductase; the encoded protein is MNVVNTDSVQVNRESLERFCRSVFQSLGLSEYDAKATSAVLVAADARGIPSHGVGRLWRYVNGLKTGLMVPDASVETLMETPSSLVVHAHGAMGAPVSVMTMERIIGKAKTTGAAFGCVRDSNHFGIAGYYAMMALSGDMLGVAMTNTAALGVPTFGRQVMFGTNPLAFAAPAERERAFVLDMSTTVVTRGKIEVYDRLGKELPSGWAVDKKGRTAHDTRTTLDDMFYRVGGGILPLGGEGEEFGGHKGYGLAVMVDILCSVLCGAPFGTDLADTETSSARVSHFFGAIRIDTFRDPADFRRDMDIMLERLRKCPPAEGAERVWFAGQKEFEKEEECTRLGVPVLRETFDEICATGKEYGIEPPMVL